The Pseudomonas moraviensis genome contains the following window.
ATGGTGAAGGTGCTGCCCAGCGGCGAGACCACGGACTGCGGCAAACCGGCGGCGACGCCATTGCTGATCACGGCAATACCGCCGACCGTCAGGGTTTGCAGGCCATCGAGAGCGGTCACGGTGAAGCTGCCGCTCTGGGTCAGCGCCGAGGCATTGGGAGTGCTGCCGTCGCTGAGGTTTTTCTCGTAGACGCTGAGTTCGCCGCCCTTCACGTTGAGGCCGTCGAGGCACACCGGATCGTCGTTGTTGTGGATGTTCAGCACCAGGTTGGCGGTGCTGGTGTCACCGTCGGAGTCGGTGATGGTATAGGCGAAGGTTTCCGTGCCGTTGCCGCCGCCGTGGAGGTTTTTGAAGTCAGCGTCGTTGGCATCCAGCGTGTAGGTGTAAGTGCCGTTGCCGTTGAGTACCAGCGTGCCGTAGGTGCCGATGAAGGTGCCGGCGGTCACCGGGCCACTGGCGACGCGGTCGGCGCCTTGCACGTCGTTGTCGAGGACGTTGCCGGTCAGGGTCAACTGGGCTTCGGTCGCGTTATTGGCGTTGCTGTCGTTCAGCGCTTTCGGCATGTCATCGACGATGCTCACAACGATGCTGCTGGTGACGACGTTACCCAGCGAATCGGTCGCCTGATAGGTGAAGGTTTCGCTCAGGCTGTTGGCGCCGTCGTCGGCATGCGGCGTGGTCGTCGCGGGTGAAGTCAGGGTGTAGGTGTAAGTGCCATTGGCATTGAGAACGATCTGTCCGTAATTGCCGGTGGCGCTGCCGACCAGTGCATAGCTGATCGCGCCAACCGCGCCAGTGACCGAACCGACCAGCGTGCCGGAGGCGGTTTCACCAGTACTGTTCGGATCGCTGCCGACCACACTGCCCGCCGCCAGATCCTGGCCGTCCTGGTTCAGGTCAAGGGCTTTTTCGTAGACGGTGACGTCGGTGTCGCTGACCGCTTTCAGGCAGCTGTTGTAGACATCGATGGTGATCGTCGTAGTGCTTTCATCACCATCGGCATCGCGCACGGTGTAGGTGAATACGTCCACCGCGCCCGGGCCGTTCACCGTGTTGGGATTGCTGTGATAAACCGCGTTGCCGTTGGCATCCAGGGTGAGGTAGCCGTAGGTGCCGTTGATCTGCGAATTGAGTCCACCGATGGCCGACGTCGAGGTGTCGGCACCGGCGCGCACGCCGACCACTGCACCGGTAACCGCCGGGCCATCCGCGCCGCCGATATCGTTGTTGAGCACATTGCCGCTGACGGTGCCGCCCTCCGTCACCGAAGCCGCGTCCGCGTGGGCGGTCGGCAAATCGTCGACGATGTTGACGTTGATCTGGCCGCTGGCGGTGCTGCCATCGGTGTCGGTTGCGACGACGTCGAAGTTTTCGGTGAGGCTGTTGGCGCCGTTGGCGGTTGGATGGGCTTCGTTGTCGGCCAGGCTATAGCTGTAACTGACCACGCCGGTCGCCGGATCATAACCGGTGATGGTCAAGGTGCTGCCCAGCGGCGTGATCACCGATTGCGGGAAACCTGCGGCCACGCCATTAGTGATCACCGCGATGCCGCCGACCGTGAGGGTCTGCAGACCATCGAGGGCGCTGACGGTGAAGGTGCCATTCTGGGTCAGCGCGGGCGTGTCGGGGCTGGTGCCGTCGCCGAGATTTTTTTCGTAGACGGTGAGCTCGCCACCGTTGACGTCGAGGCCATTGAGCAGCACCGGGTCGTCGTTGTTATGGATGTTCAATACGAGATTGGCAGTGCTGGTATCGCCGTCGGCATCGGTGATGGTGTAGGCGAAAGTCTCGGTGCCGTTGCCGCCGCCGTGCAGGTTTTTGAAATCGGCGTCGTTGGTATTCAGCGTGTAGGTGTAGGTGCCGTCAGCGTTCAGAACCAAAGTGCCGTAAGTGCCGGTGAAGGTGCCGGGCGTGACTGGGCCGGTGGGCACCCGGTCAGCGCCTTGTATGTCATTGGTGAGGACGTTGCCGGTCAGGGTCAGTTGGCTTTCTGAAGCGGTGCCATTGCTGTCGTCGATGGCTTTCGGCAGGTCGTCGACGATGTTGACGTCGAGGGTGCCGGTGGCCGTCGTGCCGTTGTCATCGACTACCGTGACCGCGAACTGCTCAGGCAGATTATTCGCGCCGTTGGCATTCGGATGCGCTTCGTTGTCGGCCAGGGTGTAGCTGTAACTGACCACACCGGTTGCCGCGTTGAAACCGGTGATGGTCAGCGTGCTGCCCAGTGGTGTGGTAATCGACTGCGGAAAGCCTGCGGCCACGCCATTGGTGACCACGGCGATACCGCCAACGGTCAGCGTGGTGACGCCATCAAGTGCGGTGATGGTGAACGTGCCGTTTTGCGTCAGCGCACCAGCATCCGGAGTGCTGCCATCGCTGAGGTTTTTCTCGTAAACCGTCAGCTCGCCGCCAGCGACGTTCAGGCCGTCGATGGTGACTGGATCGTCGTTATTGTGAATCTGCAGGACAAGGTTGGCAGTGCTGGTATCGCCATCGGCATCGGTGATGGTGTAGGCGAAAGTCTCGGTGCCGTTGCCGCCGCCGTGCAGGTTTTTGAAATCGGCGTCGTTGGTATTGAGGGTGTAGGTGTAGGTGCCGTCAGCGTTCAGAACCAAAGTGCCGTAAGTACCGGTGAAGGTGCCGGGCGTGACTGGGCCGGTGGGCACGCGGTCAGCGCCTTGTATGTCATTGGTCAGGACATTGCCGGTCAGGGTCAGTTGGCTTTCTGAAGCGGTGCCGTTGCTGTCGTCGATGGCTTTCGGCAGGTCGTCGACGATGTTGACGTCGAGGGTGCCGGTGGCCGTCGTGCCGTTGTCATCGACTACCGTGACCGCGAACTGCTCAGGCAGATTGTTGGCACCGTTGGCGTTTGGATGCGCTTCGTTGTCGGCCAGGGTGTAGCTGTAACTGACCACACCGGTTGCCGCGTTGAAACCGGTTATGGTCAGCGTGCTGCCCAGTGGCGTGGTGATCGATTGCGGAAAGCCTGCGGCCACGCCATTGGTGACCACGGCGATACCGCCGACGGTCAGCGTGGTGACGCCATCGAGTGCGGTGATGGTGAACGTGCCGTTTTGCGTCAGCGCACCAGCATCCGGAGTGCTGCCATCGCTGAGGTTTTTCTCGTAAACCGTCAGCTCGCCGCCAGCGACGTTCAGGCCGTCGATGATCACCGGGTCGTCATTGTTGTGAATCTGCAGAACCAGATTGGCGCTGCTGGTATCGCCGTCGGCATCGGTGATGGTGTAGGCGAAGGTTTCGGTGCCGTTGCCACCGCCGTGCAGGTTTTTGAAATCGGCGTCGTTGGTATTGAGAGTGTAGGTGTAAGTGCCGTCAGCGTTCAGAACCAAAGTGCCGTAAGTACCGGTGAATGTGCCGGGCGTGACTGGACCGGTGGGCACACGGTCAGCGCCTTGTATGTCATTGGTGAGGACATTGCCGGTCAGGGTCAGCAAGGTTTCCGAGGCAACGCCGTTGGCGTCATCAAAAGCTTTGGGCACATCGTCAGTGATGTTCACGTCCAGCGTGCCGGTGGCGCTGTCGCCATTGCTGTCGGTGGCGATCACGGTGAACTGTTCGCTGAGGTTGTTCACGCCATCGCCGGCCGCATGGGTTTCGTTGCCGGTGAGGGTGTAGCTGTAGCTGACCGTGCCGGTCGCCGGGTTGTAGCCGGTGATGGTCAGGGTGTTGCCGAGCTGCGTGGTGATCGACTGGGGAAAGCCGATCGGCACGCCGCCAACGATCACGTTGATGCCGCCGATGCTCAGGCTGTTCAGACCATCCGGCGCCGAAACGCTGAAGCTGCCGCTTTGCGTCAGCGCGCCAGGATTGGCCGCCGAACCGGTCGGCAGATTGGCCTCATTGAGGTTCAGCTCGCCGCCCGCTGCGTCAAGGCCATTGAGGATGACCGGGTTGTTCACCGCTGGCGGTGGCGCCACGATCGGCGCTGGGGTGTCGTCGCCAGTGTCGTTGTCCGCGTCGCGGCGATAATCGGGAAATTCGGGGATGCCATTGAAACCGGCAGTTGGGAAACCGATCACCGGATCGACCCGGCCGCCGACTTCGGTCAGCAGAACGAAGCTGTGCCCGCCGCCCAGTTCACCGGTATTGCCGGTGGGCGCGTTGGGGCCGGCAGCGGTGGCTTCGGCGGTTTTACTCGGGTCTTCACCGGCGGCGATGGCTTTCTGGATCTGCTCGACATCGGTCAGTTGCGCCTGGCTCGGGGTCTGCGCTTCGTCGACGTTCACCGGCACAGCCTGATCGGCCAGCAGTTGCCCGGTCATGGTGATGCTGCTGCCACGGCCGAGGGTCAATTCCTCGCCATTTTGCAGTTTCACCGCCACCGCGCCTTCCGCGCCGGTGATCAGTTGATCGCCGGCGTACAAACGATCGCCTTCGAACAGCGGACGTTTGATGCCATCGCTCGCCTGAGCGAACACGTGACCAATGACTTTTGTGACCGTACCGATGAGCGTTGCCATGTGAAATCCTCCGCTGCCGACCACCGTCGGCACTCGTTCGCGAAGCAGCCCATGGCTCAATCGGGTTGCCGGGGGCGACGCTCGCACCCTCGACAGTTCGTTTCGCAGGCCCGTTTTGAAGAGGATTGTCAGTGCTATCAAGCACTTGCCAACCCTGTTCAATTCATCGACCCACTAGCGCTACGTAACGGCGGTGACTCACCCAAGTGACAAAAATCTGTCGCTCATTTGCCGCTACGCGTCCCTCCCCTTCAGCAGTACTTCGCAGTGTCTCGCAAAGTGAATGGAACTTTCCTCAAGCCTTATCGAGCTCCCTAAAGCGCATAAAACAAAGGCTTTCGAGCTGAACAATGTGCTGCTTTTGAAAAACCGCATAAGTTTTTTTTGGAATAAGCCTTATGAAAATTTTTTCTTAGCTACGCTCTAGGATGTTCTTAGCTCTGTTGTTACAAGAGTGAAACGCTTACACCCTAAATTTACGTCAAATATTTGGCGACGGTAACACAACATTGAGATCCAGGGAGATGCACCCATGCGCGTTTTAACCCCCCTCTGCAGCGCGGTTTTGCTGGCCATGGCTTGCACTTCCCAAGCCCAGGCGATGAACCTCACCGAGGCGATTCAAAGCACTATCGCCACCCACCCGGAACTGGCTTCGCGCGTGGACGCTCGCCTGTCGGCAGATGAACAGGTGAAAGTGGCCAAGGGCGGGTTCTATCCGTCGGTCGACTTGAACGCTGCCTACGGTCGCGGCTACAGCGACAACACCAACACCCGCGCCTTCGGTAATCACAACACCGAAATTCTCAATTACACCCAATCGGAGCTGCGCTTGCGGCAGATGATCTTCGACGGGTTCAACACCGCCAACGAGGTCGAGCGCACCAAGGGCGTGTCCAACTCCCGCGCCTATTACGCGCAAGGCACCGCACAGGATCTGGCCCTGCGCACCATTGAGGTCTACCTCGAAGTACTCAAGCGTCGTGAGCTGGTGACGCTGGCCAAGAACAACCTGCAGGCGCACTTGCGGGTCAACGATCAGATCGGCCTGCGCACCGAGCGCGGCATTGGCAGCACCGCAGACTCCGATCAATCGGTCGCCCGTCGTGCGCTGGCGCAGAACAACCTCGACACCGCCGAGGTCGATCTGGCCGATGCCGAATCGAATTTCTACAGTGTGGTCGGACGCATGCCCGACGAGCTGGAAACCCCGGCCTCGACCCGTGGCGAACTGCCGCCGGACCTGCGTGAAGCGCAGCAGAGCATGGTCGACAACAACCCGTACCTGAAATCGGCCCAGGCTGACGTGCAGTCCGCCGAGAGCCAGTACGAAGTGGCCAAGTCGCCGTTCTATCCACGCTTTGACGCGGAGGCGGCAGTCGGCGCCAACAACAACGTGCAGGGCGATGAAGGCCACGACAACGAATGGCGGGTTGGCGTGGTGATGAACTACAACCTGTTCCGTGGCGGCAGCGACAAGGCACGTCTGGCCGCGAATGCCCACGACATCAACCAGGCGATGGACATCCGCAACAACGCCCTGCGTCAGCTCAACGAGAATATCCGTCTGGCCTGGAACGCCATGGAAAACGCCAAGAAGCAGACGCCGACCGCCCGCGAATACGCCGAGACCACCAAACGCGTGCGCGCCGCTTATCAGGACCAGTTCGGCCTCGGCCAACGCACCCTGCTCGACCTGCTCGACAGCGAAAACGAGCTGTACAACGCCAACCGTCGCTACACCGAAATCCGCTACACCGAGGAATACTCGATGTACCGCGTCTTGGCGAACATGGGCCAACTGCTGAGCAAACAACGCGTAGTGCTGCCGGCTGATGCGATTGCCACCACCGAAGTGAAAAACCAGGCGCGCCTGCCCGAGTTGAAATAGCCCCGTGCAGGAGCTGCCGAAGGCTGCGATCTCTGATCGTTCCCACGCAGACCGTGGAAACGATCAATTGTGGCGAGGGAGCTCGCTCCCGCTTGAGTGCGCAGCGCTCATTCTTTGCGCATGACTGAAGTCTCGGGCTGCTATGCAGCCCAGCGGGAGCAAGCTCCCTCGCCACAGAGTTATCGAGTCGTCTTCAGGAGAGGCAATCACTATGACCAGCATGGAACCCGGCGCCACCGGGGTCGATCCGCGCTTGAGCTTCGATGATCCGTTACTCGACGGTCTGTTGATTCTCTGCAAGCTGCACGGCGC
Protein-coding sequences here:
- a CDS encoding retention module-containing protein; its protein translation is MATLIGTVTKVIGHVFAQASDGIKRPLFEGDRLYAGDQLITGAEGAVAVKLQNGEELTLGRGSSITMTGQLLADQAVPVNVDEAQTPSQAQLTDVEQIQKAIAAGEDPSKTAEATAAGPNAPTGNTGELGGGHSFVLLTEVGGRVDPVIGFPTAGFNGIPEFPDYRRDADNDTGDDTPAPIVAPPPAVNNPVILNGLDAAGGELNLNEANLPTGSAANPGALTQSGSFSVSAPDGLNSLSIGGINVIVGGVPIGFPQSITTQLGNTLTITGYNPATGTVSYSYTLTGNETHAAGDGVNNLSEQFTVIATDSNGDSATGTLDVNITDDVPKAFDDANGVASETLLTLTGNVLTNDIQGADRVPTGPVTPGTFTGTYGTLVLNADGTYTYTLNTNDADFKNLHGGGNGTETFAYTITDADGDTSSANLVLQIHNNDDPVIIDGLNVAGGELTVYEKNLSDGSTPDAGALTQNGTFTITALDGVTTLTVGGIAVVTNGVAAGFPQSITTPLGSTLTITGFNAATGVVSYSYTLADNEAHPNANGANNLPEQFAVTVVDDNGTTATGTLDVNIVDDLPKAIDDSNGTASESQLTLTGNVLTNDIQGADRVPTGPVTPGTFTGTYGTLVLNADGTYTYTLNTNDADFKNLHGGGNGTETFAYTITDADGDTSTANLVLQIHNNDDPVTIDGLNVAGGELTVYEKNLSDGSTPDAGALTQNGTFTITALDGVTTLTVGGIAVVTNGVAAGFPQSITTPLGSTLTITGFNAATGVVSYSYTLADNEAHPNANGANNLPEQFAVTVVDDNGTTATGTLDVNIVDDLPKAIDDSNGTASESQLTLTGNVLTNDIQGADRVPTGPVTPGTFTGTYGTLVLNADGTYTYTLNTNDADFKNLHGGGNGTETFAYTITDADGDTSTANLVLNIHNNDDPVLLNGLDVNGGELTVYEKNLGDGTSPDTPALTQNGTFTVSALDGLQTLTVGGIAVITNGVAAGFPQSVITPLGSTLTITGYDPATGVVSYSYSLADNEAHPTANGANSLTENFDVVATDTDGSTASGQINVNIVDDLPTAHADAASVTEGGTVSGNVLNNDIGGADGPAVTGAVVGVRAGADTSTSAIGGLNSQINGTYGYLTLDANGNAVYHSNPNTVNGPGAVDVFTYTVRDADGDESTTTITIDVYNSCLKAVSDTDVTVYEKALDLNQDGQDLAAGSVVGSDPNSTGETASGTLVGSVTGAVGAISYALVGSATGNYGQIVLNANGTYTYTLTSPATTTPHADDGANSLSETFTYQATDSLGNVVTSSIVVSIVDDMPKALNDSNANNATEAQLTLTGNVLDNDVQGADRVASGPVTAGTFIGTYGTLVLNGNGTYTYTLDANDADFKNLHGGGNGTETFAYTITDSDGDTSTANLVLNIHNNDDPVCLDGLNVKGGELSVYEKNLSDGSTPNASALTQSGSFTVTALDGLQTLTVGGIAVISNGVAAGLPQSVVSPLGSTFTITGYDPATGVVSYSYTLADNEAHPNANGANSLSENFDVVATDTDGSTSSGQINVNIVDDLPTAHADAASVAEGGTVSGNVLDNDIGGADGPAATGAVVGVRAGADTSTSAIGGLNSQINGTYGYLTLDANGNAVYHSNPNVVNGPGAVDVFTYTVRDADGDESTTTITIDVHNSCLTAVSDTDVTVYEKALDLSKDGLDLAPGTVTGSDPGNTGETASGTLVGSVSGGSGAITYTLVGNATGSYGQLQLNADGTYTYTLTSAPKTAPNASDGPNTLSETFTYKATDALGNATTSTLVVNIVDDVPKAVASDRSVTAVEIDSNVLIVLDISGSMADASGVPGLSRLALAKQAIGALLDKYDDLGDVKVQLVTFSSNAADRTTVWVDVATAKTLLAGLNAGGGTNYDAAVAVMQNAFNTSGKLTGAQNVGYFFSDGKPNEGDIGSADEAALKNFLDANNIKNYAIGLGNGVSNAYLDPLAYDGISHTNTNAVVVTDLNQLNSVLSGTVQGAPVTGSLLGEGGSFGADGGFIKSIMVDGTTYTYDPKALSGQGSLTASGGANHGTFNTANNTVSIATNNSGTLVINLDTGEYSYTSQKTTAVVITENIGFTVSDNDGDLASSTLTVKVIPNAPPVAMDDHVITNVLSGNIVVPGELLLANDTDPNGDALSATPTSFNTGWVSKAADFTGSGLIGFTGQTNNSANQNLANVRSAFSANAATMTAVLVVSGYLGMVSNSNANDEDRITVHLRQGETLNLDHNLAAGHVGMEYSLNGGAWMALADGQTLTASADGIYQIHITNIANPTGTGNPNAGENYQLTMTLNYAGAHDITPDYHGTYTANDNHGGSDTANVSISYQDGHTLTGTAGDDVLVAGSGNNVINAGDGNDVLSGGSGNNEMHGGAGNDLLYSGAGNDLLDGGTGSDTASYAHATAAVTVNLGLLGEQNTFGAGTDTLTGIENLLGSNFNDSLTGDGNNNVINGGLGNDFLNGGAGDDLLIGGMGNNTLTGGAGADTFQWLKGNSGHDLITDFTPGTDKLDLSQLLQGENASTASLDDYLHFTVSGSGASVMTSIDISAMAGATPNQTIDLAGVNLASHYGVTPGAGGMVAGGHDTATIISGMLNDHSLKVDTV
- a CDS encoding TolC family outer membrane protein; amino-acid sequence: MRVLTPLCSAVLLAMACTSQAQAMNLTEAIQSTIATHPELASRVDARLSADEQVKVAKGGFYPSVDLNAAYGRGYSDNTNTRAFGNHNTEILNYTQSELRLRQMIFDGFNTANEVERTKGVSNSRAYYAQGTAQDLALRTIEVYLEVLKRRELVTLAKNNLQAHLRVNDQIGLRTERGIGSTADSDQSVARRALAQNNLDTAEVDLADAESNFYSVVGRMPDELETPASTRGELPPDLREAQQSMVDNNPYLKSAQADVQSAESQYEVAKSPFYPRFDAEAAVGANNNVQGDEGHDNEWRVGVVMNYNLFRGGSDKARLAANAHDINQAMDIRNNALRQLNENIRLAWNAMENAKKQTPTAREYAETTKRVRAAYQDQFGLGQRTLLDLLDSENELYNANRRYTEIRYTEEYSMYRVLANMGQLLSKQRVVLPADAIATTEVKNQARLPELK